The window cgattaaataaataaaatcgattAAATAAACAGCCGTGTGAGGTGAATTATGCTGAGAGGAAGTACAGCTCTGTGTAAGATCTAGAAAATCACAAATCTGTAGTCTCACATTTAAAGTGATACAGTAACAGTCCTTTTCGTACATTTGCTCCTGTCTTTCCAGATCATGTTTACTGCAAGTGAGCTGGGGGTCTTTGATTTGCTGAGGGAGCCAGGGGAACTGCTGTCCTCTGCGACTGTGGCTGAGTGCTTGAAGACCAGTCTCACCGGGATGCAGATGCTGCTGGATGCTTGCGTGGGATTGAAGGTCTTGAAAGTGGAATTGAAGGAGGGCAAAGGTGATCCTGTTAGCAGGAGGAAGCAGTTACAGCTGCTTCAAGGATTGTCAGCAATTCTTTTTGGCGTTCCAGATAAAATGTTTTGGGTTTTATATCTGAAATAAACTGAAATGCAATCATTTATATTGGATCTTATGCTTTGCTCCTCTCAGAGCTACATGGAATTCAGCAAAGCAGTTTTGAAGTAATTGTCTTAAACTTTTATATCTGCTTTCATTTTCAGGTCTTTATGGAAACACAGAGTTTGCTGATCTCTTTCTGGCTAAATCAAGCTCAAGGTCTCAGTATTATTCCATGAAGTTCTATTCAGAAACACTATATCCAGCAATGCAATATTTGTCTGAAGCTGTGAGATAAGAAGGAAGTatgcataaaataaaactttttctcAAAGTCATATTAGGGATCAGGGCTTTCTAGTCCAACAAGTAACAGGGATCATTGTACAATGAGCCCCAGTGCTCACTCTAATGGCATTGTCAAAATGGCATTAGGAGTTGTTAACCTAGGTTTGCGAAGTTTCTTCTCCAGTAATGTTATACTAATAATcggggcatacaaaacctttgccagaccaattccgAATATAGCTCCTCTGATTGGAATCCCCACTAAATGGACAGTAATGCAATTAagcgagtccagagatatttctgcTCGCAATAGAGTATCTTATACCACCAGACCTGAAACTTTGGCCCTGGACAATCTAGAACTATTCTGCCTATGGTCTGATCTAAAGTttatacacaaaattgtctgctgcaatgtcctgcctgtcaatgactacttccgcttcaaccgcaacaatgcaAGAACAAACAATAGatataaactcaaagtaaactgctcccaacttgattgcagaaaatatcagTTCAgcaagagtggtcaatgcctggaatacactacctgagtCCGTTGTTACATCCTCAACTCCCCAAAAcgttaaccttaaactgtctaccatggacctcaccccattcctaacagGTCTGCTTTCTCATACATGCTTGACgaactaactaaactaaactacactaaaacaatttataaaaatTAGGGTTAAGATTTTTAATCTGATTAAAAACATTGTCTTGGCATTTTAATTTAGAAAGACATTTTGATGATTGAAGCAAAACTCAGTTAACCAAATATCAGAATTGAGAGCGTCTAATAatcaaaatgacaaaaaaaatatcctgcaaaaAGATTGGttaaaggaatttatttatttatcatttatttattaattcgatttctataccacctttttcctgagactcaggatggcttacaacaaaaaTTAATGCAAGgcatgttagaaatctaaataaaatacagtCTAAAACCCCCAATAGTTAAAATTAATTGATCACACTCATCACATCAtgcaaaatacattaaaatcaCTGGCCGGGGCAAGATATTTAAAactcagtggccccaagcctgtcagcagaggtgagtttttaaaaccttacagAAGTTAGAgaaagtgggggcagtgcaaatccctGGTGAGAGCTCATTCCTTAGGGTCAGCTCTTCACCTTtgccctgccaggcgacattgtctggctgaaggGACCAGGATCAGGTCTATTCTAGGGGACCTAACTAgtcactgggatgcatgaggcagaagacgtttATTTTGTCTtcatactatttaataataaaaaaatacttagtGAAACAAGACAGACATAATAAGCACGCTGCTGTCAGATTCACTCACTTCATAGGTTTTCATTAATGTTTGGGGCCGGTGATATTTTTGGAGTAACTTTTGCAAGTAATATTATTATGCTATTTGAATAGAAGCACTATTTTGATGCTgataaagtataaaaatataaaagctaatggtatttttgctgttttcaattaaaaacaaagaaaaaaaatctgttacagGGTTGGAAAACCTCAGATTCTATCATTGTATGGTGTTCTTTCAAAGGAATTTTATGGACCGCAGTACAGGTAAGGCAGCATTTTTATGACTTTGGTTTGTAAAGATTAggtaataaataattgttttgcttttaattttcttaTCAAATCTCACTTTGCAACACTGCAAATATGTTTTCttgtaagttttttttaaactaaacaaATCTAGATGAGCAGCACTACCACCAACACCGATTTTGAGCAATCTGCCTTAAACAAAACCAAAGTCCAGTTCTATTCTAATGATCGTCTACTattccaatgatggcaaacctatggcacgagtgccacaggtggcacatggagccatatctgctggcacacgagctgttgccctagctcagtttgaatgtgcatgtgtgtgccagccagctgatttttggctcacacagaggctctggaagggcgtttttggcttccagagagcctcggggtgtgtgtgtgagcatTTTACCTTCTcccgtctccagggaagcctttgaagtctggggagggtgaaatacaggCCCACTGGgcttaccagaagttgggaaacagtctgtttccagcctccagagggcctccgggggagggggaagctgttttccccctccccaggcaatgaattatgggtgtaggcactcacacatgcatgatagtgcatgtGTATAGTCTTTTggcaccaaaggaaaaaaaggttcgccatcactgcactattccATCCACCCTACAACCACAAATTGTTTGGATCTTAGTGAAGAATGAATAATATACAAACTTTCCCATGCCCTTTTTGTCTTTTTGTTTCTTCCCAGAAAAAATTGCTGGTccacaaaaatataaaattacttCTGAGATCCTTTCAGAGAAGCTTATCCTGAAGCAAATATTGGCATATTCAATAATTATGGCCATGATACAAATTAGGTGGAAATGAGAATAATTCATGTAGGTCTTAGGGATTTACTAATGCCATCAAACTTCAAGACAAATATTAAATAGTCTACTCTTTGAAACTAAATAATTAACACAAACGCCTGTAGAAACCATGGCTACATAatgaaaaatacaattttagattttatgatCAGGCACTAATAATATGATATTTCATGCAGTTGTTAATCATCTGTCAATGCAAATTTCACTTCTAGTTCAAAGGCAGGTGTTGAAAGCTTTTTCAGGTTCATGAATGAGACATGGTGTCTGTATGGAAAAGAAGTGGTCTCTGCCTTTGATCTTTCTGAATTTCAGCTCATTTATGATCTTGGTGGTAAGTATCTGAAGGTCTTCATCATGCCCCCTACTAGTCATTTGATATTATGTGATATCTTGGACAAACTGGATTGAAAGTCTTTCAAGCTCTGTTATGACTTATACTTATCTGATTGTAAAAGTAGGAATTGTAGAACTCTGCCCTGTGATCTTCTTTGCTTTAGAGTTTTGAGCCTTATTTGTAATTACccaattttaaaatagtttagCTTATTAGAATTAGTCAATGATAAGTACCAACATACTGAGACTGTTTGGAAAGATATGGGTGCATTTTTGAAGATGAAAacactcttttcctccctttttccatcCCTTGCCTGGGATAATAGGGTCATGATGAATTGAATGAAAAGACAGCAGAGCTCATGTGGTGGTTAAGACACTCAGGCTAGAAACTTGAAAACCAAGTCCAGCTGGCTGACTTTGGGCCAGCCATTTTTTTCTCAGACCAATGAAGGTGGCAATGGCAAAATTGTACTGCAGCCTTGACAAAACCAAAACAACCAAccaaatgtcccccccccccccccggcaaggGTTTATCCAGGCTGGAATGAGATATCTCGTCATGGCCAATTGGCTGCAgaactatttatctatttatctatttatctatttatcttatctatttatcttatctatttatcttatctatttatcttatctatttatctatttatctattaatctattatttatctattatttatctatttatctatttatctattcattcattcattcattcattcattcattcattcattcattcatttatttattagatttgtatgccgcccctctccgtagactcggggtggctcacagcaacaacaaaacaatgtacaacaagtctaataatttaagaaCTACTTGCCCTAGGTAGCTTGTCAATTGGCACAACTTGTCATGAGCCTGTGTCTTCCTTTCTGGTTTCCTGGTTTGGCCTGGcttgaggaaagtgaacacacacagagatatagagactcagagacacacacacaccattctgAGCTTGGGGACTTTTATCTTCATCCATGCTGTCAAACCATCAGTTGTGCTCTGAGCTTGTAGGGAACAACCTTcaacctgcacacacacacacacgcacaccattcCAAGCATGGCGACTTTTTATCTGCATCCAAGCTGGCAATCTTCCAATCACACCTGGGCTTATGTGTCCTACAAAACttgtaagtgagtaagtaagagccggggtggtgcagcaggtaaagtgctgtactgcaggccactgaaactgactgtagatctgtaggtcatcggttcaaatctcattacctgctcaaggttgactcatccatccatccttccgagatgggtaaaatgaggacccggattgtgggggcaatatgctggctctgttaaaaagtgctattgcctaacatgttgtaagccgccctgagtctaaagagaagggaggcataaaaatcgaacaaacaaacaaacaaacaaacaaacaaacaaacaaacaagtcaaataattCTAGTTGGCGGGATCAAGGAAGAGGGCCTTTACTGCTGCTTTTCCTGCTTTGCAAAACATCAAACCCCCAGAAATAAGAAAAGGCTACAATGTTCTGTCCTTCTGTAATGGTGTCAAAACCTGGCTGTACAGACACATATAGAGGACATTAGGGCCCACACATCCATAGGAGAGAATTCATGAGATCCTCCACCTTCCATCTGTATTAACTTTTTGTCTTCTCATCTTGTATCTCTGCATCTCTTGCAATATTATAATGTTGTTTTACATTTTTAGTATTAAATTATTCATGTTTAATGTTTTATTATACTAAGTGACATAATGACCTAGAGATGAAGATGCTTACCTCCCACACaggaggttgagagttcaatcctgggTAGCAACATATTTCTCTTATCAGggcacaaagagaaaatatctatTGCAAACTCCATGTAGGTATCAGAAAGGGCATCAACAAGGAAACACTCAGGtccattcagttgccctgatTCCATCCTGATAAAAGGGTTGTAAAATGTTTTATTGATTAAATTGTACCCTGCCTAGATTTCTTGGGTGAGGGAGATGCACATTTAATAAGTTtgatatataaacaaatatactttaatgaatatatttatttaaatgtcaATATTATAAATCTGTTTACCACagctaaatgaaaaataaaataacgaGGTAGGCTAAAAATCATAAATGTTctattaaattgttaaaaatgttgATATGCAGGATATCTTTCTTTTATAGTTccttttttgcattgtttttttccccaaggAAGTAGTGGTGCCTTAGCTAAGGAATTAATTTCAGTGTATCCACATTGTACCGTGAAACTTTTCGATCTTCCTGGAGTTGTGGAAATATCAAAAAAACATAATGCATTTTCAGATGAATCCCAGATCTCTTTTCATGAAGGTAATATGTGCTTTGAATTAATACCTCTGCCGTTTCAAGGCAGTAGTTGAAAAAAAGCCAGTATCATTGTGGAGCAAGCCTTATGAAAAAGAGACTAAATTGTTACTCCAAATTGTTAATAGAATTAACAACTTCCCCaccatattaaaatattttttctttttacaggGGATTTTTTTGAAGATCCAATTCCCGAAGCAGATCTCTATATCATTTCAAGAGTTTTGTATAATTGGAGTGATGAAAAGTGCATCCAGCTGCTAAAAAAAGTATTTACAGCCTGTAAGCCAGGTAGGCATTGCTAGAAAGAGAAACATTGCCATTTGTGAATGGGAAGACAAGCCAACCAGAGTAATCCATAACCTATTTATGTATTTGCAACAACCTTTGACAAGTGAGATTGTGCTCAGATATGTCTTAAAATGGGCTCAGAAGTTTGGTTGTAGGtcttgcagtcattaagtgatacaggtagttcttgacttacaacaatttgtttagtgtcTGTTTGAaattgcaatggcactgaaaaaaatgtaatttatgaTTGGTTTCCACACTtttggccattgcagcatccccatggacacatgatcaaaattcagatgtttagcAACTGGTTTCTATTTATCAGGGTTGTGATTTCTGGGGTCACACGATCACCTTTTGAAACCTTTTGACAAGAGAATGGGGAAGTGAGTCACTTTATAACtgtgctgtgggttttgcctcccaaggacaattccatctgtccgtccattaccctgggggggggaactattgactccctcagagagggtacgcaacttgggcgtcctcctcgatccacagcttacattagagaaccacctatcagctgtggcgaggagggcgtttgcccaggtttgcctggtgcaccagttgcggccctaccttgaccgggagtcactactaacaatcactcatgccctcatcacctcgagattcgactactgtaactgtctctacatggggctacatatgaaaaatgttcagaaacttcagatcgtgcagaatgcaactgtgagagcaactcctcaaaacccatctctgccgttaggcatgggtgaattgagacatctcccccaggcctatatagtttatgcatggtatgtttgtgtgtaagttttgctttttaaataagttttttttagagattttaaatattagatttgttatacattgtttttatcattgctgtaggccgccccgaatctacggagaggggcggcatacaaatctaataaataagaataaataaaaataagaatagtaactgaacaactgcaatgCAATATTGTATTTCTACTGGTTTGGCTTGGTTTGGATGAACCAGTAGCGGTGGCGATGGAAGGCTGTGCAGAAGTGTTGTGCATGTTCACTCCTaatcccgaactggtagcaaaggtaaaacCCACCATTGTTGcagtgattaatttaacaactgtgttagtataggggttttttaaacttaatattttaattaattggattatgtattggattgtttttttcacttcttgtgagccgccccgagtcttcggagaggggcggcatacaaatccaaataaatgaaaatgaaatgaaatgaaaaagaatcataaaatggagaaaaacgtactaacaactatcttgcttaaCATCAAGAATTTGGGGCCCAAttgggttgtaagtcaaagactacctgtaaagcATGTGACCACATTGCTCAATGATCACAATCCTGGGTCTTTTAGTTGAGACTGTTAATCAGTTGTGTGGCTGTTTTAAGTAGGGGACTAAAAAACTGCATGCCAAAAAAGGGCAGGCACGTCCTCTCCATGCAAGGAAAGGAACTTTTGTGCTAGGATGCAGAAAGGAAGCTTGGATCTCAAAGGCCTTTGATGGAATGTAGTGGGGCAGATTCCCAGGAAGGAGGGGGCATATACAAGAGGAATAAGAGACAGCTGAGTTCAGATAGTTTGTATAAAAGTAAGACGATGAAGCCAACTCCTCCCTAGTAGTTCCCAGACTTATGCTTCATGAAGGTACTAATCTGCttcagtttggcaagattctctGTGTACATGTAGAACAACAAAGATACCTATTTGGAAGAATTACTACATATCTTTCTTGGAGACTGATAAAAATTTCTTGCCCTGATCCATAGCAAGCCTCCCCCTGACCTCCACATGCAGAAGGGAACTGCTGTACTTAGCCAGAGAAAGGAAGCTCAGATCTTtgtagtccaatttcctttttccTGCCCACAAATGAgttccactctactctatatGCTAGCCTTTCTGTCCTTCAGAACATTATGCTTGGCTTGATATACTTGTCAGCAGCTGCACAAAAGATAAATAGACAAGGACATGATGGGGCAACTGGAAGGGCTGGAACTTCTAAGTCTGATGGGCTTGGGAGAACAAGGCAATGAGCAGACAGGTGTCCTGGGCCACATTAGGTTTTTGTGTGCTCGCTAACCAACATGGAACCCAGTTCATTTCATAGGTGCCTATGTTATGAaacctttttctttcttaccCTTCCAAGACAGAGAAATGCCACATATCATTGAATTTAAATAAAGtccacttgtttgtttgtttgtttatttatttatttatccatccaattaataataataataataataataataataataataataataataataataatatctatctatctatctatctatctatctatctatctatctatctatctatctatctatctatctatctatctatttattagatttgtatgccacccctctcggaggactcaggggggctcacaacatattaaaaaaacatagcaGTATGAAAAGGTTTTTTAGAACTTTCCTGATGCTTCAGTCATAAAACATAGGCAGAGTGTGGAAAGCAACCCTGTGGTAATACCTTATGTTAGATGTTAGTCTACGATGAAGGATCCAGGATTGGCATAATATTTTATGTATCTTTTAAGACTCTCAGGAGACTAAAATGGAGCATCAACTTAGCCTAGGGAAAAAGCCCTAACAATACTTTTAGAAGAGTAAGAAAGTGTTGGGAGAAAGATC of the Erythrolamprus reginae isolate rEryReg1 chromosome 4, rEryReg1.hap1, whole genome shotgun sequence genome contains:
- the LOC139166864 gene encoding acetylserotonin O-methyltransferase-like, which translates into the protein MNSPEETENVKLFFNHQHSFIISKIMFTASELGVFDLLREPGELLSSATVAECLKTSLTGMQMLLDACVGLKVLKVELKEGKGLYGNTEFADLFLAKSSSRSQYYSMKFYSETLYPAMQYLSEAVRYGKPQILSLYGVLSKEFYGPQYSSKAGVESFFRFMNETWCLYGKEVVSAFDLSEFQLIYDLGGSSGALAKELISVYPHCTVKLFDLPGVVEISKKHNAFSDESQISFHEGDFFEDPIPEADLYIISRVLYNWSDEKCIQLLKKVFTACKPGGGVLAMEPIIDDKISGSLPGHLYSMIMLVICEGKSRKESELRMLFQTAGFKNIQFKKENVYDVILARK